From Spirosoma aerolatum, one genomic window encodes:
- a CDS encoding DeoR/GlpR family DNA-binding transcription regulator, whose translation MNFQERKSRIVQTVEERGSVDVRDLAELLQTSEMTVRRDLAQLSASGLIYRTHGGAMKVSLATDKHRFANKTAVNAKRKDYICQLAANEIQEGDVIFMDCGSTVFRLCPFIRNKRITVITNSLPVIAELMSSEVTVNLIGGEVDKERQAVHGLIAEEHMARYQANRAFIGVDGISLANGLSANSEKEASTAVAMARQSAQVYLLCDSSKLETTKYLQFAPLTLFDVLVTDNEASPDLLTAYQQAGVKLLY comes from the coding sequence ATGAATTTCCAAGAACGGAAAAGCCGAATTGTACAAACGGTCGAAGAACGGGGCTCGGTTGATGTGCGAGATCTAGCTGAATTACTGCAAACTTCTGAAATGACCGTTCGACGGGATTTGGCCCAATTGTCTGCTTCGGGTTTAATTTATCGGACGCACGGTGGCGCTATGAAAGTAAGTCTGGCTACGGATAAGCACCGTTTTGCCAATAAAACGGCCGTCAATGCTAAGCGCAAAGACTACATCTGTCAGTTGGCCGCCAACGAAATTCAGGAGGGGGACGTTATTTTTATGGATTGTGGAAGTACAGTTTTCCGGCTCTGCCCATTTATTCGGAACAAACGAATTACCGTCATTACCAACTCCCTGCCCGTTATAGCTGAATTAATGAGTTCGGAGGTAACGGTTAACCTGATTGGGGGTGAAGTGGATAAGGAACGACAGGCGGTGCACGGGCTGATTGCCGAAGAACACATGGCCCGCTACCAAGCCAACCGGGCTTTTATTGGCGTCGATGGTATTTCGCTGGCAAATGGTCTGAGTGCCAATAGTGAAAAGGAAGCCAGTACGGCCGTAGCGATGGCCCGCCAATCGGCCCAAGTCTACTTGCTCTGCGACTCGTCAAAGCTGGAGACCACCAAATATCTCCAGTTTGCTCCGTTGACTCTGTTCGATGTGTTGGTTACCGACAACGAAGCTTCACCCGATCTCTTGACTGCTTACCAACAAGCCGGGGTCAAGTTGCTATATTGA